The Plasmodium cynomolgi strain B DNA, chromosome 13, whole genome shotgun sequence DNA segment aaaatgaagcGACACTGGGCGCATTTGCATGTTTgttcctttcttttcctgcgggcttttttcttctatataAAAGTATATAGCGTACATGCGCAACAGCAGAGCACAGAGGGTTACTTGTATCCACCTTGCTACTTCGCATCGGCCAgcccctttccttttctttctttttttttttacgggGCGGTCATCCAGAATCGTTTCAcctatataaaatatttatgcaaTATTGTTTTACCGGgggagtggaaaaataagCTCTCAATTTTACTGTCACGTTTGCAAagtttcccttttcacctTGGGGAGGAGGATCGGGACGCGTTGCGCCGTTAAGTGGGCATTAATTGGGGTCTCAAAGTAAATGGTGAAAAGGTGCCGAATGTGGCAAGGgcggcgaaaaaaagagaacaaaaaattaaaaaaaaaaataaaaataacatatcCCCCTTCATTCATCATACCgataaaacatatatataaaatggaaGTATTTTTTGCGCCGCTTTTTTTGCGGATATTCTTTGAGGCAATTCTTTGTGGCAATTTTTTGAGGCAATTCTTTttgtagcaattttttttattttctccttttgcgTTTCCCAGCTTTAATTGcaaatcgttttttttttttttctcctcgtcTGCATTTCAtttcaattttaaattatttttaaaaaacaaaaagatatatttttttaaaacaaaataaattaattcaaAATAGTACCACATtgttgaagagaaaaaaatccactacttttttcatcttctcAAAAACAGCAAtttacgtatgtatatagaTAATGTACCTTATTAAGcgtttactttatttttacgcgtttttttatttatatatacaatttttttaaattccataccatttttttgaagttaaAACTTGTAGAGGCTTCccacgttaaaaaaaaaaaaagttctttAATTTGAACTTTTTCAGAAAAACGTTGAAGGGAatagcttaattttttttttttttttttaactttttggGCTTAGCATAATTTTTGAGAAGCCCTGCTACGCGTCGTATGCGAATTCGTCGTTGCCATTCGTTTTGCGTGTTCGCTCAGAAGGGGGTAGGAAAAGtgatttttcctttgcccGCTATTTTTTGACGGATTGAGGGGCTAGGCGCGCGCGGGGGCTACGTATGTATCTACGCATATGTACCACCTTTGATTGCACGCAATGCAGCCCGCGCCCCTACCATCGTaggacatatattatatacagaAGAACGCATCTGCGCCAGttcggggaaaaaaaaaaaaaccttccCCAGAAAGTTGGCATCCTTCAAAGGAGCAAATTTCATTATAAAGTTCGAGCACTGACAAAGGGTTTACCAAGTGGGCTACGTccccaaaaagaaaaaaaacaagaaaaagcgCCCTACCTGGTAGCGTAACAAATCGAAACGGATTTTGCAGTTATAAGAGAAGTTTTGCTGGAGCGACTCTTTTTGGAACTCCCAATTTTGGTAGAGCACATTGCACAGTGTATAGCAGTAAATTggcggattttttttttttttgaagcaaAAACGCATTGGTATTTTTAGTAACACAGAAGTTGAGAGCAGCCGGAGCGTTCGTTTGCATATACTCCAATCACATAGATACATAAGAGTCACGTATTCATGCAAGGGTAAAGGCTATCCATTCCGCGCCtagaagagagaaaaaaaaaaaaaaaaacagacatTTGGGAGGGTcccaaaaaagagaatgaTCTTATCGCAGTACGTTTTTATGCGACGTTCCCGCAGTCGtgttaaaaatttgctcCATCCCAATTTGTACAATCtaatgtgaatttttttttttttttcctgtaatcccttttccccattgtttccacaattttgaaagtaaaaaaaaaaaattgtaattttcaatGAGAAAGGTACAAgcaatttttgcattctgtttttttttaattttctgttGTTTAATAAAACCGAGTACGGTTAGCATATATTGTGAAATTATAAATGATGAGGATGTATACTTAAGGACATtaaaaggacaaaatttcAGCGAAGAATTTATAGCCCTATTTGACAACAAGGATGTGCGTGTAACgatagaaaaatttattttggaagaacatgtaaaatattatattagcaaagtgagaaaaagtgaacacaatataattaaaacTATTGAGAAATTATTGATGAGAGAATTTCCATCTACCATTGGACTTAAGGAagacattataaaaaatgaactgctGAAATTTTTAAGCATTATATTTACAAAGCAGGAGGATGttgtgaagaaattttttgccaacttTAATAAGAGCACTTTCGACATTGGTGCGAATTATCGTCATTTTGAAAGCAAATTTTTGGacgaatatgaaaatattgaaaatttaaaaaaaacttatttttccatttttaatcaaGTAACTGAAGCGTTGAATAGCACTAAGACGAGTGAAGATAACAAAAGTAGTGTATACTTTATCGACATCAAGGACAGAGTACTTTCTAATGTAGCATCACTTAAGGATACTTTGGCAAAGCTAAGAGGCGAAGTTGTTGCTTTGTACAATATAAACTATGGATTGAATGAGCTGAAGAATGAGGTAGATGTGcatatttcaaattttcgaaGAGAGCACGAGGGGACCCAGGGCACCCCCATCACTACAGATCCAGAAAGCGGAAAAGAAGGTGATGTGAATATTCTCAACCTGGTGGAGGATGTGGCATCCAAATTGATGTTCAATTTGAGAACCAAAATTTCCAGCACGAGAGATGAACTTCAAAAACGATTAACCACTTTAGAGAAGGAACTAATCGATATGTCTAATGAAATCACCCGATTGGATATTCAGCAGAATGTACCTAAACTCTCCATCGTAAAGAATAACAACTTCCTCAACATTGAAAGCATTCGAAATGAGTATGAAGAGTACGTGAATAAAACGGAGAGTGACCGGGAGGCTatggaaaatgtgaatgGTAGCAGCGGTATGAGCGTCGTTGGTGGAGGGAGCGACGGACCCGTGTTTGAGAAGACCCTGCAGCTGCTAGAAAAGCACACCTCCTGGGTGAAGGAGCAGGATGCCTTCACGTACTGTGAGAGGGACGACATCGCCGAGGTTTTGAAGATCTGCTTGAACCTTGTGGAGAAGCTGAAGGATATAGTCATACAGGAAAATTTCAATTTACTAATGAAATATGAAAACCTGTACAAGGAGCTGAATAAGTTTCTATACCATTCGAGAAGTAGCACTTTGGACATCTCATACATGAAGGCATGGTCCTCCATCGAGAATTACAAAGGAACAGAAATCCTCATCAACGGAGTTGACAGGCTACTATCCATGATTAATACACTCACACAGATGATTAAACTTTTTAAGGAagctaataaaaatatgaatccagatgtattttttaacctGAACAGATTAAGTAATGGGTTCTACAATTCAGGAACGAAAGTGAATCTATTTAAGAtggagctagccaaattaATGCACCCTCCACATAGCCTacaagttataaaaaataacattgaAAAGTTTGGACATGTATATAAGGATAATATCACAAAGATGAAGGTGATCACAAATTCGTTTGAAATTGCCTCTGGAAATATGCAAACAGAAATTgacgaaattttaaaaattgtaagtaCGATGATTCTGGCAGATAATTTAATTAGCGAATTTAGAAAGGTTAGGAGAGTCTGGAAGAGACACGTTAAACGTACTTTGAAGGAACTTAATGAGAAGATGGGGCTTATGATTAGTGCGTATAGAGAAAATAGAAATGTGATTTTCCCCTGTGAGTTAGACCCTACCAGGTCACACCTCTCGCACAGTGAAGGGACGACGAACGCGTTGATGGGCTCACTAAGTGGTTCACTGAGTGGCTCACTGAGCGGATCACTAAACGGTTCACTGAGTGGAGCACTGAGCGGTTCACTGTGCGGCTCACTTAGCGGCGCACTAAGCGAAGAGGTTAACTTTAATAGGAACTGTATTAATAAAAGCACCCTGGCGTCGCCGTACTTTATAAATCTGTACAAAAACGTAATGAACAAATTCGATAcggtgaaaaatgaaaaagaaatgaaaaggctATTCTCTGTTATATACAGATCTGTGGATATCATTTTACAGATAATTAAAGATAACAGAAATAATTTGAACCAAGAATACAATAAAAAGCGGAAGCAGATTATAAATTTGATTAATTATAGAAAGGACTCTAGAGTGGACATGACAAATGTGTATAACAAATTGATCGAGCTGGAGGGTGACTTGGTTAGTAATTTACagaaattgtttttaaataaagtGAATTTGAATAAACAGCTGGAGCATTCTGTAGAGATGACCAAGGCAGAGCTCTTCAAGGACAAGGTGCCTCCCTACTGCAACTTGGTGGAACAGTTCATTACGAAATACTTTCTGACCATGATGAGGTGGAAAAGGCTTATAAACAACAACAGGAGTTTATTCCCCCCCGAGTTGATATCGAAGGTTGTGGTGTAGTAGCAGGCACGgacagaaaaaggaacaggCCGCCGTAGGGAGGAGGGGTGGACCCAGCGCAGGTGCGTACCTACATATGGATAAGCACATTcttgtgtgtgcatgtgtgtgcatgcgtgtgtatgtgtatacatgtgtgtgcatttcgCGTATGCGTGACCCGCCAGCCCAGGTGCGCTGTCGCGTGAGAAATTCACCCCCAAGGGAAGAAGGtgcaggagaaaaaaaaaggaaaaaaaggggaaaaaaaaaagaaaaggaaaaggaaaaggaaaaggaaaaggaacaaaattgtgcacaaTATCAGAAGATCATCATCTTATTCCGCATCGGTTTATTTTGTCCGTGTGCGTAATTaatagcctttttttttttttcctccccctgaAAAGCCGCTTCAGAGCTAACCGCTGTATGCAGCTGAAGTTCCTTGCATCGCCGTGGGCCCCCCTCCCCGCGCAACACattgtttttgtattttttttttcccgtatatgtatacacatatatatgcaaccGTTTTGCGGAATTAGCAGTTTCGCAAAGCCACCGCTTAGCGGCGCGACCGCTGACAACGCTGCTTTTAACCCCCTTGCAGCTTTCCCTTCAACCCAATTTTGCGTTTGCTTcttatacaaaatttaccCGTGTCGTTCATGTTACATAATCGATAGGATGAAccacaattttgtgtaattatTACTTAAAgctaaagggaaaaaaaaaaaaaaaNNNNNNNNNNNNNNNNNNNNtttttttttttttttacatacttTTTCCCGTGTGAGTTTCTCTCACAACATCCCGCATAATGCTCTACaacatgattattttttcttcccttttttgtgttacatttttatgttaattttttttcctccccgtTTACAATTTAGCAtaatggataaaaaaaaaaaatgtatgtatatgtactgtacatatttttccaactttatttcattttctctgAAAGGAGGAATATCTTCTCTCccgtttttaattaaatccGAAATCTTCTCAAAAGTGACGTTGTCTCAGGTTGGAAAGCCGCGTTCATCATGTCAGGACGTGGCTCTGGAATTTTGGGGTCTCAGTACCGAAATGGCAGcgagatgaaaaaatgttcacctcaatttttttgctttcacaAGTTCGCTACACCAAATGGAAATCGAATTTTTGAGAGTCAGGACCCCAGTCGTTCGAAACGCGTGGACGTGAGTACGTCGAACGAATGTTTTCCATACAAAGGGGGACCCAGGTGTGTAAATTGTGACAGCGGCAAGTGGGTGTTACCCCTTTGAGGGCACAAATagcatggaaaaaaaaaaaagtaaagcagTTGTgactaaaaatataataacatatatgtataagcCGCGTGAgagggaaagaaagaaaataaaaacagagTAACCATTGAGTGggtaaaaaaagcaaaaattctTAAGGGGCAAAAATAACATCATAAATAgtgtcacatttttttatggaatttttttttttttttttttctgtttggtAAGTTATACAGTGTTCGCGCGCAGCGTCGtaaagtcatttttttcacttacaGGGAATATTGAGCATATTTGcaagtgtacatatgtacgcaattttttttttttttttttgcttgatTTGGTGACCATTTAAGCCTGCGCGgtgttgccattttgttcttGTTCTTGTTCTTACAACGTTGTTTTTTGTGCATGCAAGGGGAAGGGGCACttgaggggagaaaaaaaaaaaaaaaaaaatcaaataataaaacaataaaataatcaaataatcaaataaaatgggagaaaagCATGAGCGaatcgaaaatgaaaaacaacgcgaaaactgaaaaagaaaaatgttcgcagcgaaagtgaaaaacaaagtgaaaaggaagaaatcaatttgtgtccccccccctcccttttATGAGTTCCCAAGTGTGTCACGCCGCTCTCACccgcttcttcatttgtgaAGAATTCTCAACTTTGTGGTTAGTCAATTCGCGGCACACTGATGTAAAGCTTGCTTGGCGAATTTAACCCATTGAGCGAAGCAAAGGGGGtagcaaaattgaaaaaggagcaagtcgctttttttttttttttttttccagtttaACTTCACCAATGAGTAACATTTGGTGGCCGTAAATGTGTGATGCATGCAAACACGCAAAAAGAGCATTCGCCTtaagagggagaaaaaaaaaaaaaaaaaaaaaaaaagccgaGAGTGAGAAGTGGGAAGGAGAAAGCAGAAAGTAGAAAGCGGAAAGTAGAAAGAGGAAGGTAGAAAGAGGAAGGTAGAAAGCGGAAGGCAGAAAGCGGAAGGTTTAAAGAAGAAGGTTGAAAGAAGAAGGTAGAAAGCAGAAAGTAGGTATCAAAAGCAGAAGGTAGGTACCAAAAGCAGAAGGTAGGAATCAAAAGCAGAAATGAAAGCCCCCCTGCTGGtgtgctttctttttctgctaGTGAGTGCCAAAAGGGCAGGGGGCCTGCGGACACGCAACGCCGTCAACCCGGTCGACGGCTCAGGGGGAGTCATTGACGGGAAAGGCGCATCCACAGATAGAAACAGTGGCAGTAGAAGCAATAACGAAGGGAGAAATGATGGCACCGTAAGAGAAGCCCGCGATGGAAGCGGTAACAACGGACAAGATGCCAACAATAGAGGCAATGCTGATGGAGGAGACCCCGCAGGTGAAGCCAACCAAAGCAAACAGGCAAATCTATGCTCCTGTGACTTCACAGAAAGATTGAACTTCATTCCGCAGGAAAAAACCAAAGTAGTGTGTAACCTAAACCCGCACCACGGAGAAGAGGTGAAAATATGGGTCAACAAAGAATACGAAGTGAGATGCTTCCAAAACTCTCGAGTTTACTGTCCACTAAAAGACTACATAATAAACAGCGCAAATATTCTTAACTATTCCCCCAAACTGAAATATCAAATAAATGACGTAGTGCACAGAGATAGGGAGGTAAAGGAATATCATCTCGAGATTGACAAAGAAGCAAGtgacattttatttttctgttcaatCAAACCTAAGCAAGTATCAGAATTGCTAGAGGGagaagtgaaaataaatttaaagagaGAAATTAGTGAGGAGTATTCAGTAGCAACTGAAGATGGGATACACATATGTGATTTTTCTAAAGGAAATTTAAACATATCTCCATCAGCAGggttttattataaaaatgacagaTCGGTTAGCTGTATTTACCTTGTCATCCcgaacaaattatttttaattaagttACCCAAATTAAGCATTGTCACCGATCAGTTTCTCCCTAGTTTGGTTAACTGTTTATCTGAACActcttttattaattttaatttgaaacATGTCGAAGAAGCTGATGACTCCATTTATTTACATCTATCCTTTggtgattttaaaaaaacctTTAACCTGTCCTGTGCATTTGACTTATCCGAATATGCTGTTGAGCCCTGTTCTCTGGGAAAGAAGGGAGTCGTGACGTTTTACTTCAACGCCGCCTAGGATTCGGGGAGGGGGTCACCATAGAGGAACGACGGGAAACCGTCACACAGGAACGACGAGAAGCGGTCACACAGGAACGACGGAAAACCGCCACACAGGAACGACGAGAAACGGTCACACATGAACGACGGAAAACCGCCACACAGGAACGACGAGAAACCGCCACACAGGAACAGTTGCCCCTGTGGAGACGGCTCCGAAGTGGCAGCTCCCTGTTGCCAAACTCGCCCTTACTGCGTCTTCGCCGCATACATAAGCATGCACCCACCGACATGCCGCAAGAATGCACctgcatataatttttaataacctTAGCGAGGCGCACAGCGTAgtcttcttttccccctgtGTCCCTAGTCCATAATAAACTTATGCTTTGTGTTTGCCGCAACGGCCGTGCAGCGGTGTacgcaaaatggtgaacacTGAAagttacaaaattaaaaagttaaaaagtaaaaaagttaaaaaattaaaaaattaaaaaattaaaaagttacaaaattaaaaaattaaaaagttacaaaattaaaaaattaaaaagttaaaaattttaaaaattaaaaactaaAAATCGAAAAGCTCCTACTAACGTAACAATACCGTGGCGCGGCCAACCCAGACGGGGGGGAATGaacctcccctccccctcgcGGAGACGAGCAAAAACGTGCAGGAGATATGGCACGAATGAATTTTTGGGACCAATGCTGTCAAGCACAAGTGGCCCATAGGAACTGCGTGGAGTGGAAGATAAATCTCATTTCTCCTTTATGCTATCGTTCGATTGGCCCTCTTTAAACAAACATGGGTGCGTTTATGCCGCTAAGGATTGTCCACAAAACTTCTCCATGTTCTCATGTAATACGTACGTGTGCACTCTtgtgggggaagaaaacgaggtgtattttaaaatgctcaTAGAAAGGGCTAATTAGGAGGGGCGTATTTCTCTCCACTttgtcttttaaaaatttttttagttctCCACCTTATTTGCGCGTCGATTCGGACACATCCCACGAGACTATACGATATCGGCCCATTTCCGCTTAGAGGTTACCCTTATGGAAATTGCTTCCATCCCTGTTTGACTAAAATTAACACCCGTCGTGAGTGACACGTTTTGGGCCATTTCTCAAGCTGTAGATGCGCTAAAATTGGGAAATCGCAGCAGGGGGAAATATCGAAatgagacaaaaaaaaaagtggatcTAAGGGGCGAAAatcaaagtgaaaaaaaaagcgcaatATTAAGATAGTGAAACACTGAAATGGTGAAACTTTATGATAGCAAAATTTTGCGCGCtatcaaaataaaaccaAAGTACTCCAACGAAGTAACGAAATGCGTTTCGCACATGTCACTTCTCTGAGGAAAAGAAGTAGAAGTGCGAGTAAGCACCTTCCATGCATGGGGATGGGGGGGAGTAGGGAGGTAACATTTTCCTTCGATATcatcacaaaaaagaaagtaaaacattttctgtttttttaaaatttcacacTTGTGCGTTGTTCATCGGAAGAGGCACGTGTATCCTGTCTTGGTCTGTGCTTGTCCCGCCCTGTCTTTACCTGTCCTCTTTTGACCTGTCCTCCCCTCCCTCTGCAGTGGTTCATAAAAACGTAGAAGCGAAACGATGCCGGACTTAAAGCACATATATGCAAAGGaaattttcccaaatgagAAGCTGAAAAGatatttcttaaaatgtaGATCGAAGGAAAAAGTTTTATACTCCTTTACCTCTGACAATGTACGTGCTGATTGAGGGGGAGATGCGTAGATGTGGCCTGCCAACATTGGCGAGTTGATcctcccgttttttttttttttgccaccaCCACATATGGCACTTTTTCACAAATAGACGCATGTTATGAAAGTGCGttatgtcgttttttttttcctccatgtAAATATGCCCCCTTTGGGCAGTGACAATTTTcgggggaagcacaaattattttgctttatccaaccttttttttttatttcaccatTCTGTACCTTCTACAATTGTATGCATGTCGtacgagggggggagggatcTCTCCCATTCATGAGAAAACACACATTCGAAAAGAAACGCACAAAAATAGGGAATAAATGTTTGACCCTGTGGGTAAACTCTTCTTAGGAAATTacaaatgaggagaaaaaatatgatgacGAATTGGACATTTCGAAATATGAGGTAGGGAGAGGGGAATCGTAGAATAAGACAGAGACTACTTTGTGAGGAAGAATATCGGATAGAGAGAAGGAGAGCACGCCGTAAGCGAAACCATTTTTGCAGCTAGTTTATGTCTCCCCAcccacacacatacacaccttacttcccttttttcaatgtAGGGCCTATACTCCAATGTGTTGACGAGGCTGGTCAACCTACTGTACGTTCTGTACCTCttctttgtaatttttagCAAAGACGTTTTGTACATCCTTCTAGAAAAGGTTACAGATGGACAAGGTTGCTTCGGCACCCGGAGAGAAGGCGTGCCTATGTATGTATCTACCAGTAGGCAAACGATGTGATAGCACCTGAACATCATATGGACCTTCCCGTGGATCCTCTTCTCAGAAGCATGACGCGCTGTCCGATTATCTGATcgtcctcctcatcttcATATGCTGCGTCGAAGTGATGATAAACTTTTTGACGAGGAAAACCTACACCTgctattttatgtttttcgaAGTGATCTCTTTGGTATCCTTATTCTTtgatttgttcatttgtgaGTATTACCTCTTCGATTTGTTCGACTCCTATGTAAAGAGGTTAGTCCGAGGGGCGAAGTGGGTGACGAGAAAAAGATGACGactaaaaggggggggatcCTCCCAAGCAGAGTTGAGTGACCCTTATGTGATTCTCCATCAGATGGGTCGTTTTAAAGTGCCCCATGTAGATACTCGCACAACTTGACTGCTTATTATtgctatgttttttttccccactccAGAATAAACGGAATAAATGATGTTGGGAGCGAAGATGTGGTTTATCTGATACACCTAGTGAAGGCTCTGAGGgtcacaaaaatatataggctGATTATTTGCTTCGTCGGAAGACACACCAAGGAGAAGTACAAGCACAGGAATGAGTGGAATGTAATGCCGATGCATCTTGTGGAATACTTTTTCTCGCATGTACATGTGGAAAGATAATTATGTGTCCACTTATTTATTACTTTATGATAACCTCCACTTCCCTGCCTCATCGACCCCGATCCAAAgttcgaaaaaatggagagcatGCAGAATAGAACCAATTTGAAGGTAAAAACAGGGGAGGAGGGCTTGTCTCCATGTGAGAAGTTACTTATGTGGATCGGAACTACATGGAGGACTGCACCCATTTGTGCATACAAGGGGAGTGGTCAAAATGGAGTGACCCCTATGGAGATGCTTTCTTCCCATTTCAGGAGAGCCTAAAATTTACGAACAAAATGCACCTGGCGCTGATAAAAAGATATTTTATGTCCCTGTTTTTTGTGATGCTGTCCTTTATATTTATCGAGACGGTAAGGGGGAGGTGGTGTTGACGTGGATGTTAATGTTGACGTGGATGTTTATGTTGACGTGGGTGTTTATGTTGACGTGGATGTTTATGCTGATGTTGATGCTTATGTTGACGTGGATGCTTATGTTGACGTGGATGTTTATGCTGATGTTGATGCTTATGTTGACGTGGATGCTTATGTTGACGTGGATGTTTATGCTGATGTTGATGCTTATGTTGACGTGGATGCTTATGTTGACGTGGATGCTTATGTTGATGTAGCGCATATCTTTTTCGGAGACTCTCCTATTCGTGGAGCCACTTTGTTACATTTAGCTGACCATTCCTGCACCGCTTCTCCCCGACAGATGTCCATT contains these protein-coding regions:
- a CDS encoding hypothetical protein (putative) gives rise to the protein NNEGRNDGTVREARDGSGNNGQDANNRGNADGGDPAGEANQSKQANLCSCDFTERLNFIPQEKTKVVCNLNPHHGEEVKIWVNKEYEVRCFQNSRVYCPLKDYIINSANILNYSPKLKYQINDVVHRDREVKEYHLEIDKEASDILFFCSIKPKQVSELLEGEVKINLKREISEEYSVATEDGIHICDFSKGNLNISPSAGFYYKNDRSVSCIYLVIPNKLFLIKLPKLSIVTDQFLPSLVNCLSEHSFINFNLKHVEEADDSIYLHLSFGDFKKTFNLSCAFDLSEYAVEPCSLGKKGVVTFYFNAA
- a CDS encoding adenylyl cyclase 1 (putative), yielding MPDLKHIYAKEIFPNEKLKRYFLKCRSKEKVLYSFTSDNEITNEEKKYDDELDISKYEGLYSNVLTRLVNLLYVLYLFFVIFSKDVLYILLEKKHDALSDYLIVLLIFICCVEVMINFLTRKTYTCYFMFFEVISLVSLFFDLFICEYYLFDLFDSYVKRINGINDVGSEDVVYLIHLVKALRVTKIYRLIICFVGRHTKEKYKHRNEWNVMPMHLVEYFFSHVHVER
- a CDS encoding hypothetical protein (putative), with amino-acid sequence MRKVQAIFAFCFFLIFCCLIKPSTVSIYCEIINDEDVYLRTLKGQNFSEEFIALFDNKDVRVTIEKFILEEHVKYYISKVRKSEHNIIKTIEKLLMREFPSTIGLKEDIIKNELLKFLSIIFTKQEDVVKKFFANFNKSTFDIGANYRHFESKFLDEYENIENLKKTYFSIFNQVTEALNSTKTSEDNKSSVYFIDIKDRVLSNVASLKDTLAKLRGEVVALYNINYGLNELKNEVDVHISNFRREHEGTQGTPITTDPESGKEGDVNILNLVEDVASKLMFNLRTKISSTRDELQKRLTTLEKELIDMSNEITRLDIQQNVPKLSIVKNNNFLNIESIRNEYEEYVNKTESDREAMENVNGSSGMSVVGGGSDGPVFEKTLQLLEKHTSWVKEQDAFTYCERDDIAEVLKICLNLVEKLKDIVIQENFNLLMKYENLYKELNKFLYHSRSSTLDISYMKAWSSIENYKGTEILINGVDRLLSMINTLTQMIKLFKEANKNMNPDVFFNLNRLSNGFYNSGTKVNLFKMELAKLMHPPHSLQVIKNNIEKFGHVYKDNITKMKVITNSFEIASGNMQTEIDEILKIVSTMILADNLISEFRKVRRVWKRHVKRTLKELNEKMGLMISAYRENRNVIFPCELDPTRSHLSHSEGTTNALMGSLSGSLSGSLSGSLNGSLSGALSGSLCGSLSGALSEEVNFNRNCINKSTLASPYFINLYKNVMNKFDTVKNEKEMKRLFSVIYRSVDIILQIIKDNRNNLNQEYNKKRKQIINLINYRKDSRVDMTNVYNKLIELEGDLVSNLQKLFLNKVNLNKQLEHSVEMTKAELFKDKVPPYCNLVEQFITKYFLTMMRWKRLINNNRSLFPPELISKHNG